From Paenibacillus sp. V4I7, one genomic window encodes:
- the rpe gene encoding ribulose-phosphate 3-epimerase: protein MVYVAPSILSANFAKLGEEIKEAELGGADWIHVDVMDGHFVPNITIGPLVVEAIRPVTKLPLDVHLMIKQPDRYIPDFVKAGADLISVHVEACTHLHRTLHLIKQSGIKAGVVLNPATPISLIEHVLDEQLDLVLIMTVNPGFGGQAFIPGMLSKIRALREQANAKGLNGLHIEVDGGINEVTARQVVEAGADVLVAGNAVFGQSNRTEAIERIRG from the coding sequence ATGGTATATGTAGCACCTTCTATTTTATCAGCCAACTTCGCTAAGCTTGGGGAAGAAATTAAGGAAGCGGAGCTTGGCGGAGCCGACTGGATCCATGTGGATGTCATGGACGGCCATTTCGTACCGAATATCACAATTGGTCCACTTGTTGTTGAAGCGATACGGCCAGTGACCAAGCTGCCGCTTGATGTTCATTTGATGATTAAGCAGCCAGATCGCTATATACCTGATTTTGTCAAAGCGGGTGCCGATTTGATATCCGTCCATGTGGAGGCTTGTACGCATCTGCATCGGACCCTTCATCTTATTAAGCAAAGCGGCATTAAAGCGGGGGTTGTGCTGAATCCTGCAACCCCGATTTCTCTAATTGAACATGTACTCGATGAACAGCTGGATCTTGTGCTTATTATGACGGTCAATCCTGGATTCGGCGGACAGGCTTTCATCCCTGGTATGCTGAGTAAAATTCGCGCGCTGCGTGAGCAAGCGAATGCTAAGGGACTGAACGGGCTTCATATTGAAGTAGACGGCGGTATTAATGAGGTGACGGCTCGCCAGGTGGTGGAAGCTGGAGCCGATGTATTGGTTGCCGGCAATGCTGTGTTCGGGCAGTCCAATCGCACCGAGGCTATCGAGCGAATACGCGGGTAG